One Pseudomonas sp. C27(2019) DNA window includes the following coding sequences:
- the rne gene encoding ribonuclease E, which produces MKRMLINATQPEELRVALVDGQRLFDLDIESGAREQKKSNIYKGRITRVEPSLEAAFVDFGSERHGFLPLKEISREYFKKSSENGGGRVNIKDVLTEGQEVIVQVEKEERGNKGAALTTFISLAGRYMVLMPNNPRAGGISRRIEGEERNELREALNALNAPADMGLIVRTAGLGRSSQELQWDLDYLVQLWTAITEAAATRSAPFLIYQESNVIIRAIRDYLRQDIGEVLIDSVDAQEEALSFIRQVMPQYANKIKLYQDSVPLFNRFQIESQIETAFQREVKLPSGGALVIDPTEALVSIDINSARATKGSDIEETALQTNLEAAEEIARQLRLRDIGGLIVIDFIDMTPAKNQRAVEERMRECLEADRARVQVGRISRFGLLEMSRQRLRPSLGESSGVVCPRCNGQGIIRDVESLSLAILRLIEEEALKDRTAEVRARVPFQVAAFLLNEKRNAITKIELRTRVRIFILPDDSLETPHFEVIRLRDDSPEALSGQSSYEMAPEESEELQPVSATRSLVREEAAVKTSNAERAAPPPEKTAAAPVPATKKAQPSLFKGLVKSLVGLFASDEAPAEPAAKPESSARSSGNRNNERRNERSQSSQSQNRRRDNTRNNRDEERKPRDSARDSSTERDSHKRDSSQRDSAPSNRDNKPTENRRERAPREAREERPARTERSERSERPTRELRPALDTPEPRNARAHSAPEASSDDKAQSTRSSRDTQQADQRPIRPERQDRAPHPKASSEKDSEEQDVNALEQNEQKDDNSSEEERPRRRSRGQRRRSNRRERQQVDSETVATEDKKSESTPAQPAADSAAKTDKAPATTAVAVSSSSAASELATELKPTVMIKDAAAGRGAVDMIDPAQVASLSAEQPLLQISEPTPVKPVAQAETQTAKPASRPAVEKPAAAQEPKATAPETQTAQPVADADKAVKASSQPEPAKAADKPVAQAPAKPAAKDETAKDAAKPEAPVAAESKPAQPARPAGRALNDPRERRRLAREAEAAKAKAASQAPEQQAKAETQAAESQAKAEVQSAEIKPEAVTDGKSAVDKSQHSTAAPAAAKAGTESASKSSSESAKQDTPDSAPAAEPEAKVTAAKQEQPSKHDAAPAAEQDETKPNA; this is translated from the coding sequence ATGAAAAGAATGCTCATTAACGCAACTCAACCCGAAGAGTTGCGTGTCGCACTGGTCGATGGCCAACGCTTATTTGACCTTGATATCGAATCAGGTGCCCGCGAACAAAAGAAATCAAACATCTACAAAGGCCGTATAACCCGCGTAGAACCCAGCCTAGAAGCCGCATTCGTCGACTTCGGCTCTGAGCGCCACGGCTTCCTCCCTCTGAAAGAAATCTCCCGCGAATACTTCAAGAAATCTAGCGAAAACGGCGGCGGTCGCGTCAACATCAAAGATGTTTTGACCGAAGGCCAGGAAGTTATCGTTCAAGTTGAAAAAGAAGAGCGCGGCAACAAAGGCGCAGCCCTCACCACCTTTATCAGCCTTGCTGGCCGTTATATGGTGTTGATGCCCAATAACCCGCGCGCTGGTGGTATTTCTCGCCGCATTGAAGGTGAAGAGCGCAACGAATTACGCGAAGCGCTGAACGCCCTGAACGCCCCTGCTGATATGGGTTTGATCGTGCGTACTGCCGGTTTAGGCCGCAGCAGTCAAGAGCTGCAGTGGGATCTGGACTACCTTGTACAGTTATGGACAGCTATTACTGAAGCGGCTGCAACACGTAGCGCGCCATTCTTGATTTATCAAGAAAGTAACGTGATTATCCGCGCCATTCGCGACTATTTGCGCCAAGATATCGGCGAAGTATTGATTGATAGCGTTGATGCGCAAGAAGAAGCGCTGAGCTTTATTCGTCAAGTAATGCCGCAATACGCCAACAAAATCAAACTCTACCAAGACAGCGTACCGCTATTTAACCGCTTCCAAATCGAAAGCCAAATCGAAACCGCATTCCAACGTGAAGTGAAATTACCTTCCGGCGGCGCGCTGGTGATCGATCCAACCGAAGCCTTGGTTTCCATTGATATCAACTCGGCACGCGCCACTAAAGGCAGCGACATCGAAGAAACGGCCCTGCAAACCAACTTGGAAGCGGCTGAAGAAATCGCCCGCCAACTGCGTTTGCGTGACATCGGTGGTTTAATCGTGATCGACTTCATCGACATGACACCGGCGAAAAACCAGCGCGCCGTTGAAGAGCGCATGCGCGAATGCCTTGAAGCGGACCGTGCTCGCGTACAAGTGGGCCGTATCTCGCGTTTTGGCTTGCTGGAAATGTCGCGTCAGCGTCTGCGTCCATCTTTAGGCGAAAGCAGCGGCGTGGTCTGCCCACGCTGTAACGGTCAAGGCATTATCCGCGACGTTGAATCCTTATCTCTGGCTATTCTGCGCTTAATCGAAGAAGAAGCCCTGAAAGACCGTACCGCCGAAGTGCGCGCACGTGTGCCTTTCCAAGTTGCGGCGTTCTTGCTCAACGAAAAACGCAATGCCATTACCAAAATTGAACTGCGCACCCGCGTGCGTATCTTCATTCTGCCGGATGACAGCTTAGAAACACCGCACTTTGAAGTGATTCGTTTGCGTGATGACAGCCCTGAAGCGTTATCTGGCCAGTCCAGCTATGAAATGGCACCGGAAGAAAGCGAGGAATTACAACCTGTTAGCGCAACACGCTCACTCGTTCGTGAAGAAGCAGCAGTGAAAACCAGCAACGCTGAGCGTGCCGCGCCACCGCCTGAAAAAACAGCCGCCGCGCCTGTGCCCGCAACCAAGAAAGCACAGCCAAGCTTGTTTAAAGGCTTAGTCAAATCTTTGGTCGGGTTATTCGCCAGCGATGAAGCGCCAGCTGAACCCGCGGCCAAGCCAGAAAGCAGCGCGCGCAGTAGCGGTAATCGCAACAACGAGCGTCGTAATGAGCGCTCGCAGTCTTCACAATCACAAAACCGTCGCCGTGATAACACGCGCAACAACCGTGATGAAGAGCGTAAGCCGCGTGACAGTGCGCGCGATAGCAGCACTGAGCGTGATAGCCATAAGCGCGACAGCAGCCAACGTGATTCTGCGCCAAGCAACCGCGATAATAAGCCGACAGAGAACCGTCGCGAGCGCGCGCCGCGTGAAGCACGTGAAGAGCGTCCAGCACGCACTGAGCGTTCTGAGCGTAGCGAACGTCCAACTCGTGAACTGCGTCCAGCCCTCGACACACCGGAGCCGCGCAACGCTCGTGCCCATTCAGCGCCAGAGGCAAGCAGCGACGACAAAGCACAGAGCACACGCAGCTCGCGCGATACACAACAAGCCGATCAGCGCCCAATTCGTCCTGAGCGTCAAGACCGCGCGCCACACCCTAAGGCCAGCTCAGAAAAAGACAGTGAAGAGCAAGATGTCAACGCGCTGGAGCAAAACGAGCAGAAAGACGACAACAGCAGCGAAGAAGAGCGTCCACGTCGCCGTTCACGCGGCCAGCGTCGTCGTAGCAACCGTCGTGAGCGTCAGCAGGTTGATAGCGAAACAGTTGCAACTGAAGATAAAAAATCTGAGTCGACACCTGCCCAACCAGCTGCGGATAGCGCTGCAAAGACCGATAAAGCGCCAGCAACAACTGCAGTTGCGGTTTCATCCAGCAGTGCTGCTAGCGAGCTAGCAACTGAGCTGAAGCCGACTGTGATGATTAAAGATGCAGCAGCCGGTCGTGGTGCTGTGGATATGATTGATCCGGCGCAAGTCGCATCGTTATCTGCAGAGCAGCCTTTACTGCAAATTTCTGAGCCGACGCCTGTTAAGCCTGTCGCACAAGCTGAAACTCAAACAGCCAAGCCTGCCTCGCGCCCTGCTGTAGAGAAGCCAGCTGCTGCGCAAGAGCCAAAAGCAACAGCGCCAGAGACGCAAACTGCACAGCCTGTAGCGGATGCCGATAAAGCCGTTAAAGCAAGCAGCCAGCCTGAGCCAGCTAAAGCTGCGGACAAGCCTGTCGCACAAGCGCCAGCCAAGCCAGCAGCGAAAGACGAAACAGCTAAGGATGCAGCGAAGCCAGAAGCCCCAGTTGCCGCTGAAAGCAAACCTGCGCAACCAGCTCGACCAGCAGGCCGCGCACTGAACGATCCACGCGAGCGTCGTCGTTTAGCACGCGAAGCCGAGGCTGCCAAAGCAAAGGCTGCATCACAAGCGCCTGAGCAGCAAGCTAAAGCTGAAACTCAAGCAGCTGAGTCGCAAGCCAAAGCCGAAGTCCAATCAGCTGAGATCAAGCCTGAGGCCGTTACCGACGGCAAGTCTGCGGTAGATAAGTCACAGCACTCTACTGCTGCTCCAGCAGCAGCTAAAGCAGGGACAGAAAGCGCTTCAAAGTCGTCTTCTGAATCAGCTAAGCAAGACACGCCCGACTCTGCACCAGCAGCAGAGCCCGAGGCTAAAGTAACAGCAGCCAAACAGGAGCAGCCATCCAAACATGATGCCGCCCCTGCTGCCGAGCAGGATGAGACTAAGCCAAACGCCTAG
- a CDS encoding PA3496 family putative envelope integrity protein yields MSKEDLKIDDDFIAEEDADEIEDETPAEAAKTNLTKRRVIDNLLEERRLQKALAEYDFDLD; encoded by the coding sequence ATGAGTAAAGAAGACCTAAAAATAGACGACGATTTTATTGCAGAAGAAGATGCAGACGAGATTGAAGATGAGACGCCAGCTGAGGCAGCAAAAACCAACCTCACTAAGCGTCGCGTGATTGATAATTTGCTTGAGGAACGTCGCTTACAAAAAGCACTAGCAGAATATGACTTTGATCTAGACTGA
- the nth gene encoding endonuclease III codes for MNAAKRYEIFRRFQEDNPKPETELNYSSPFELLIAVILSAQATDVGVNKATDKLFPVANTPEAMYALGYDGLCEYTKTIGLYPTKTKNVLETCRLLIERHNGQVPDTRAALEALPGVGRKTANVVLNTAFGQVAMAVDTHIFRVSNRTKIAPGKNVLEVEKQLLKFVPKEFLLDAHHWLILHGRYVCQARKPRCGSCRIEDLCEFKEKISDD; via the coding sequence ATGAATGCTGCCAAGCGTTATGAGATTTTTCGCCGATTCCAAGAAGACAATCCCAAGCCAGAAACCGAACTGAATTACAGCTCCCCCTTTGAGCTGCTGATTGCGGTCATTCTATCGGCGCAAGCCACTGACGTCGGCGTCAACAAAGCCACCGACAAACTCTTCCCTGTGGCCAACACTCCAGAAGCGATGTACGCCCTCGGCTACGACGGCTTATGTGAATACACCAAAACCATCGGCCTTTATCCCACAAAAACTAAAAACGTGCTGGAAACCTGCCGTTTATTGATTGAGCGGCACAATGGCCAAGTACCCGATACCCGCGCGGCGCTAGAAGCCTTACCTGGCGTGGGCCGCAAAACTGCTAATGTGGTGCTCAACACAGCCTTTGGCCAGGTCGCGATGGCGGTCGACACCCATATTTTCCGTGTCAGCAACCGCACCAAAATCGCTCCTGGCAAGAACGTATTAGAAGTAGAAAAACAGCTACTAAAATTTGTGCCTAAAGAGTTTTTACTCGACGCGCACCACTGGCTGATCCTCCATGGGCGCTACGTTTGTCAGGCGCGTAAGCCTCGCTGTGGCAGTTGTCGAATTGAAGATTTATGTGAATTTAAAGAGAAAATATCAGACGATTAG